Proteins from a single region of Oncorhynchus tshawytscha isolate Ot180627B linkage group LG03, Otsh_v2.0, whole genome shotgun sequence:
- the LOC121845700 gene encoding flagellum-associated coiled-coil domain-containing protein 1-like produces MLDCQIGIRSFDEEVIPSHHFSLTYRQLMQAHRSEISALVTLHTKTLEGEKGCAEERCALLEKEYDFLKSSFRTYKDSIFEEMRSSWLRKENSWKEEQERHLMDQLMHSREQLNKSEQEKDNQRKAFEAEMAELQARFEEEIQVLAGELTEKDVTISLLRTAYHQTQEQLDIVTCRMSDFGKNPSQLGPRRMSCITQEPTEP; encoded by the exons ATGCTCGACTGTCAAATTGGAATAAGGTCCTTTGACGAAGAGGTGATTCCCAGTCACCACTTCTCTCTGACTTACAGGCAGCTAATGCAGGCCCACAGATCAGAGATCAGTGCTTTAGTGACCCTCCATACCAAGACTCTGGAGGGGGAGAAGGGCTGTGCAGAGGAGAGATGTG CCCTGCTGGAGAAAGAGTATGACTTCCTCAAAAGCTCCTTCCGCACATACAAG GACAGTATATTTGAGGAGATGCGTAGCAGCTGGCTAAGGAAGGAGAACAGCTGGAAAGAGGAGCAGGAAAGGCATCTCATGGACCAACTGATGCATT CACGTGAGCAGCTGAACAAAAGTGAGCAGGAAAAGGATAACCAAAGAAAGGCCTTTGAGGCAGAAATGGCAGAACTCCAGGCCAGGTTTGAGGAGGAGATACAG GTACTAGCTGGTGAGCTGACAGAGAAGGATGTAACCATCAGTTTGTTGAGAACAGCTTATCACCAGACACAAGAGCAACTGGATATTGTG ACCTGTCGTATGTCAGACTTCGGGAAAAACCCAAGCCAGCTTGGACCAAGACGCATGTCATGCATCACGCAAGAACCAACAGAGCCATAG
- the LOC112245958 gene encoding caspase-8 isoform X2, whose product MDFQRLLLQVEQALSSEEVQALAFLCTDLLGKDLNSVTTASKLFSLLTDQELLSPDQPCLLADLLLTIQRHSLMRGLGLNNQLPTTSRDISPYRKMLYDLSENITRDELREIKFLLSNELPRRKLEDNLTTLQLFLEMEKMDILSIIKLNTLESIIESVCPVLKKTIEKYKTQNSLSGPGTQETGVGQLRPRSVSEAHAGIQAASMLPKRPVSCELSVEPYGHSDETLIPPTNFSSSQPSAKVSSLNRSDTSLDVRRVSYSMDAGLSHGLSLLSTNGDNCAAPIKEYHHVSSTSSCGDNKNFGPADPQRGNTKREELGEYSMTGKKRGFCLIINNCDFRNSPLPLKERAGTHIDKKSLVSVFKWLGFETQTEPDCSREKILSLLAELRNRDHSQMDCLVCCVLSHGLEGGVYGVDGLEVSVRELTEPFSGLECSSLRDKPKLFFIQACQGNKDQKQVFIQSDGPAPSSTTSSSICTDAVVHRDSIPTDADFLLGMATVPHFASFRDKRQGTWFIQSLCQNLINLVPSGYDLLSILTKVNDDVSRKTNGIKKQMPQPAYSLRKRVVFPIPKEPPPRLCEPQALA is encoded by the exons ATGGATTTCCAAAGGCTGCTGTTGCAAGTGGAACAAGCCCTGAGCAGTGAAGAAGTACAAGCACTTGCATTTCTTTGTACAGATTTACTGGGTAAAGACCTGAACTCAGTGACCACAGCTAGTAAACTCTTCTCTCTTCTGACGGACCAAGAACTGTTATCCCCTGATCAACCTTGCTTGCTTGCTGACCTACTACTCACCATCCAGCGGCACAGCTTGATGCGAGGCCTTGGCCTCAACAACCAGCTACCAACAACCAGTAGGGACATCTCTCCTTATAG AAAGATGCTGTATGACCTGTCAGAGAACATCACTCGAGATGAGTTGCGGGAGATCAAGTTCTTGTTGAGTAATGAACTCCCTCGTAGAAAACTGGAGGACAACCTG ACGACCTTGCAATTATTCCTGGAAATGGAGAAAATGGATATTTTGAGCATCATAAAACTAAACACTCTTGAAAGCATTATTGAAAGTGTCTGCCCCGTGTTGAAAAAAACGATCGAAAAGTATAAGACACAGAATTCCTTATCTG GGCCAGGAACTCAAGAGACAGGGGTGGGACAGTTAAGACCAAGATCTGTGTCTGAAGCTCATGCAGGAATCCAG GCTGCCTCCATGCTTCCAAAGCGGCCTGTCTCTTGTGAACTATCAG TTGAACCGTATGGCCATTCTGACGAGACTCTCATTCCCCCCACTAACTTCTCGAGTTCACAGCCTTCAGCCAAG GTATCCTCTCTGAATCGATCTGACACCTCTCTGG ATGTTCGGAGAGTCTCATATTCGATGGATGCAGGACTTTCACATGGGCTGAGTCTCCTAAGTACCAATGGGGACAACTGTGCTGCTCCCATTAAAG AGTATCATCATGTTTCATCCACATCCTCATGTGGAGACAATAAGAACTTTGGCCCAGCAGATCCTCAGAGAGGAAACACCAAAAGAGAG GAACTGGGAGAATATTCTATGACAGGAAAAAAGAGAGGTTTCTGTCTGATCATTAACAACTGCGACTTTAGAAATTCCCCTCTACCGTTAAAAGAAAGAGCGGGAACACACATTGACAAAA AGAGTTTGGTGAGTGTGTTCAAGTGGCTAGGCTTTGAGACACAGACTGAGCCAGACTGCAGTCGGGAGAAGATACTGTCTCTACTTGCGGAGCTGCGCAACCGGGATCACAGCCAGATGGACTGCCTGGTGTGCTGCGTTCTGAGCCACGGCCTAGAAGGAGGTGTTTACGGGGTGGACGGGCTGGAGGTCAGTGTCAGGGAGCTCACAGAGCCCTTTTCTGGACTGGAGTGCAGCTCACTGAGGGACAAGCCCAAGCTGTTCTTCATCCAGGCCTGTCAGGGCAACAAGGACCAAAAGCAAGTGTTCATCCAGTCTGATGGCCCAGCACCAAGCTCTACTACCTCCAGCTCTATCTGCACTGATGCAGTGGTACACAGAGACTCCATTCCCACTGATGCTGACTTCCTTCTGGGCATGGCCACTGTCCCTCACTTTGCCTCTTTTAGAGACAAGAGGCAGGGCACTTGGTTCATCCAGTCGTTGTGCCAGAACCTCATCAACTTGGTGCCCAG tggGTATGACTTGCTGTCCATCCTGACCAAGGTGAATGATGATGTCAGCAGGAAGACAAATGGCATTAAGAAGCAGATGCCCCAGCCTGCATACTCGCTCAGAAAGAGGGTGGTCTTTCCCATTCCCAAAGAACCACCTCCCAGACTATGTGAGCCACAAGCATTGGCTTGA
- the LOC112245958 gene encoding caspase-8 isoform X1 has product MDFQRLLLQVEQALSSEEVQALAFLCTDLLGKDLNSVTTASKLFSLLTDQELLSPDQPCLLADLLLTIQRHSLMRGLGLNNQLPTTSRDISPYRKMLYDLSENITRDELREIKFLLSNELPRRKLEDNLTTLQLFLEMEKMDILSIIKLNTLESIIESVCPVLKKTIEKYKTQNSLSGPGTQETGVGQLRPRSVSEAHAGIQAASMLPKRPVSCELSVEPYGHSDETLIPPTNFSSSQPSAKVSSLNRSDTSLDVRRVSYSMDAGLSHGLSLLSTNGDNCAAPIKGPLRMYNANLQKGPADFPFPLTLLAHWPHCLMLAVSLMHSYLIHVFSHIEYHHVSSTSSCGDNKNFGPADPQRGNTKREELGEYSMTGKKRGFCLIINNCDFRNSPLPLKERAGTHIDKKSLVSVFKWLGFETQTEPDCSREKILSLLAELRNRDHSQMDCLVCCVLSHGLEGGVYGVDGLEVSVRELTEPFSGLECSSLRDKPKLFFIQACQGNKDQKQVFIQSDGPAPSSTTSSSICTDAVVHRDSIPTDADFLLGMATVPHFASFRDKRQGTWFIQSLCQNLINLVPSGYDLLSILTKVNDDVSRKTNGIKKQMPQPAYSLRKRVVFPIPKEPPPRLCEPQALA; this is encoded by the exons ATGGATTTCCAAAGGCTGCTGTTGCAAGTGGAACAAGCCCTGAGCAGTGAAGAAGTACAAGCACTTGCATTTCTTTGTACAGATTTACTGGGTAAAGACCTGAACTCAGTGACCACAGCTAGTAAACTCTTCTCTCTTCTGACGGACCAAGAACTGTTATCCCCTGATCAACCTTGCTTGCTTGCTGACCTACTACTCACCATCCAGCGGCACAGCTTGATGCGAGGCCTTGGCCTCAACAACCAGCTACCAACAACCAGTAGGGACATCTCTCCTTATAG AAAGATGCTGTATGACCTGTCAGAGAACATCACTCGAGATGAGTTGCGGGAGATCAAGTTCTTGTTGAGTAATGAACTCCCTCGTAGAAAACTGGAGGACAACCTG ACGACCTTGCAATTATTCCTGGAAATGGAGAAAATGGATATTTTGAGCATCATAAAACTAAACACTCTTGAAAGCATTATTGAAAGTGTCTGCCCCGTGTTGAAAAAAACGATCGAAAAGTATAAGACACAGAATTCCTTATCTG GGCCAGGAACTCAAGAGACAGGGGTGGGACAGTTAAGACCAAGATCTGTGTCTGAAGCTCATGCAGGAATCCAG GCTGCCTCCATGCTTCCAAAGCGGCCTGTCTCTTGTGAACTATCAG TTGAACCGTATGGCCATTCTGACGAGACTCTCATTCCCCCCACTAACTTCTCGAGTTCACAGCCTTCAGCCAAG GTATCCTCTCTGAATCGATCTGACACCTCTCTGG ATGTTCGGAGAGTCTCATATTCGATGGATGCAGGACTTTCACATGGGCTGAGTCTCCTAAGTACCAATGGGGACAACTGTGCTGCTCCCATTAAAGGTCCATTGAGAATGTATAATGCCAATCTGCAAAAGGGGCCTGCTGACTTCCCTTTCCCACTCACTCTGTTGGCTCATTGGCCTCACTGTTTAATGTTAGCTGTATCATTGATGCATTCTTACCTGATCCATGTCTTCTCTCATATAGAGTATCATCATGTTTCATCCACATCCTCATGTGGAGACAATAAGAACTTTGGCCCAGCAGATCCTCAGAGAGGAAACACCAAAAGAGAG GAACTGGGAGAATATTCTATGACAGGAAAAAAGAGAGGTTTCTGTCTGATCATTAACAACTGCGACTTTAGAAATTCCCCTCTACCGTTAAAAGAAAGAGCGGGAACACACATTGACAAAA AGAGTTTGGTGAGTGTGTTCAAGTGGCTAGGCTTTGAGACACAGACTGAGCCAGACTGCAGTCGGGAGAAGATACTGTCTCTACTTGCGGAGCTGCGCAACCGGGATCACAGCCAGATGGACTGCCTGGTGTGCTGCGTTCTGAGCCACGGCCTAGAAGGAGGTGTTTACGGGGTGGACGGGCTGGAGGTCAGTGTCAGGGAGCTCACAGAGCCCTTTTCTGGACTGGAGTGCAGCTCACTGAGGGACAAGCCCAAGCTGTTCTTCATCCAGGCCTGTCAGGGCAACAAGGACCAAAAGCAAGTGTTCATCCAGTCTGATGGCCCAGCACCAAGCTCTACTACCTCCAGCTCTATCTGCACTGATGCAGTGGTACACAGAGACTCCATTCCCACTGATGCTGACTTCCTTCTGGGCATGGCCACTGTCCCTCACTTTGCCTCTTTTAGAGACAAGAGGCAGGGCACTTGGTTCATCCAGTCGTTGTGCCAGAACCTCATCAACTTGGTGCCCAG tggGTATGACTTGCTGTCCATCCTGACCAAGGTGAATGATGATGTCAGCAGGAAGACAAATGGCATTAAGAAGCAGATGCCCCAGCCTGCATACTCGCTCAGAAAGAGGGTGGTCTTTCCCATTCCCAAAGAACCACCTCCCAGACTATGTGAGCCACAAGCATTGGCTTGA